The sequence CAAGTTGCGATTGCAGCGCGTGCAGCCGCTTGTCGCGCTCACGGCTGAGCTGCTTGACCTCCTGCTGGTGCAGGGCCGCGGACTGCTCGAGCCTGTCGCTCTGCCGTCCGGCCTGCTCGCCCAGCCGCGCCACCTGCAGCTCCTGGGCGGTCTTGATCTCGCGTATCTCGGCGTCGCGTTGTGTCGCGAGCTGCTTGAGCCGCGCCTCGTAATCCAGCCGCGCCTGCTCGCCGCGCTTGTTCAGCGAGCGAATCTCGGCGTTGAGCTCCTTCTGCGCCGCGGCCGCGGACACGGACGCCTGCTCGAGCTTTTCCCCGACCTTGGCCAGCTGTTGCTCGTGGCGGGCCTTGATGCGCTCGATCTCCACGGACTTGGCGTCGGCGAGCTTGGTCAGCCGCTTCTGGAACTCGCGCTTCTCAGCCTCGAACCCGTCGCGCAGGGCGCCGAGGCGCGCCTCGTTGTCGCGCACCAGCCCGGCGATCTGCTGCTGCAGCTCGGCCAGCGATTTGTCGCGACGCTCGACCTCGCGCTCGATCTTCTCCTGGGACTTGCGCGATTCCTTCTCGGTCTGGGACAGCTTGCGGTCGTGCTCCACGCTGACCTGGCGCAGGTGCTTGTCGTGCTCCAACGACAGGTCGCGCAGCTGGGCATTGAGCCCCTCGATCACCCGACTCTTGTCCAGCAGGTCGACCTGGCCCTTGGTCGTGGCCTCGCGCAGCTCCTTGTGCAGCTTGACCAGCTCGTCGTCGCGCTCGCGGATCTTGCCCAACGACTCGGAGCGGATGTAGCTCTTAAATCCGTCGATCACCGAGCTGCGTTCTTTGCGGCGCACGGGCTTGTCCACCCACCGCGCCAGCGGAGCCACGGTGCGGTCCCAGGTGTAGCGCTCGCGCACCAGCCGGCGGGCGTTCTCGCCCTTGGCGCGCACCGCGTCGGGATCGGCGACTATCAGCTTGATCGTCTCCTTGATCGCCGCCTCGTCGTCGGGCGGAATCACCCAGCCCGCGTCATACTCGCGGATCGGCGCGGACAGCTCGGCGTAGTCGCCGTAGATCACCGGCAGCCCGCACCACAGGTATTCCACGGTGCGCGTGGTCACGGCCAGCCGACGCTCGTTGTTGGGCTGGAACAGGTCGTAGGCCACGTCCGCGCCCAGGTAGGCTTCGATCAGCTCGTCGTGGCTGACCAGACCCTGCAATTGGACGTTCTTGCGGTGCGCCAGTTTCTCGCCGACGTCGGTGAAGATTCCGCGGTTGTTGCGATACAACGGGTGATCGTAGTCCACCGGCGCCTCGCCCACGAACAGCTCCAGCCGCGCCCCTTTGGAGCGGGCCACGCTCGCCGCCAGCAGATCCAGCCCCGGGTCGGGGTCGATCCAGGGCCAGTTGATCCCGCCGTAGACAAAGCTCGCGCCCGCATCCTTTGGGCGACGGCGGCGCTTGGGCAGCTTGGGATCCATGCCCAGCGGCACCACCAGCACCTGGGCTTCGCGCGGCTCGGCCCCGGCGAGCATGAACCAACTCAGGAAGTAAGTCTGCTGCATCTTGCCCGGACAAATCAGCAGGTCGGCCTTCTGCAGGGTCTGTATCTTGCTCAGCGCGTCGGTGGTGAAGTTGCCCTGCCCCTTAAAGCTGTTCTCCAACGCAAGCGATCCGTGCAGGTCGATGACCACCGGCACCTTGACGTCGTCCAGGTAGGTCGCCAAACCCCACTGCTCGAAGAGCACCACGTCCGGACCCAGATCGACGATCAGGCGGTTGAGGCTCTCGGGCGTGTGCGCGTATTTCTTGATCGAGTCGGGCAGGTCCCCATCGCCGTTTACAAGCTCGGAGGGCAGGCTGTAGGTCACACGATGGCCGAAGGTTTTGAGCCCCTGACCCAGGCTGAACACGCGCAGTCCGCCGCCGCAGACCGCCTTGCCCGGCAGCGGCAGCATCTCGCCGGTGACTATCAGTACGTGCCGTTTCACATTCAGACCATATATCCCAATCCGGCGAGCCGTTGCCGAATCTGTTCGTTCTGTTCGCGACTCGGAGGTTCGAGGTCGCGCTGGATTGCCGCGGGCTCGTACTGGACCGCAGCGCTCGCGCCCGCCAGCGGCTCGAGCAGCCGTCCGTCGCACTGCGCGGGCACGGGCAGGCCCAGCAAATGCAGAACGGTCGGCGCGATGTCGATCAGCGAAGCGCCCTGCAAGCGCGTCCCGGCCTCGATCCCGCGGCCGTGAGCGATCAGTATGCCGTTCTGCCGATGATTTCCCGTGTGCGGAATCACCGGTTGAACGACGAGCTGATCGGCAAGGAACTCGCACGCGCCGCGCGTGATGTAGGCGTAGTCGCGCATCCGCAGCACGATATCCGGTGCCGCGTGCAACTGCGGCCCGTCGTACAGCTCGTCGCAAAACCAAACCTTGTCCACGATCGGCAGACCGTCGTCCGGATCGACCAGCCCGGCGAGCAGCTCGCGCAGTTCCTCCCGCGCGAGGTGATAATCGCGGCCGGGCCAGACCGCGCCCTGGGGCTCCCGGCCTCGCAGATTGATCGAGACGTTGCCGAACAGGCCGTGGGCAAAGGCGCGCGTGCGCGGCCAGTCCACGGTCTCGAAACTGCGCAGCCGCGGATCGATCCGGCCCTGGGCAATCGCCGCATCGGACTGCGGCAGCGCTTGCAGCGGCCCGGTCACCAGCCCCGCGTGCCACGCGTGACGCGGGTCGTCATCGTGCTCGGGTTCCACGTATTGCTCAGCCGCGCGACGCACCAATTGCGGGTCGAAGCACAGCAGTCCGGCCTGGATCAGCGCGTGGTTGAGGTTCACGTCGCGCTCGAGTCGGCCGAAGCCGTGGTCGCTGATCAACAGCAGGGTATCGTCCGGGCCAAGCATGTCGAGCATCGCGCCGACAAAGCTGTCGGCCTGCTCGTAGGCGCGCACGATCGACGCGGCCGCCGGGTCGTTGATCCCCAGGTCGTCGGCCTCAAGGTCCAGCCGACCGAAAAAGGCGTGGGACGTGCGGTCGATCCCCAGCAGCACGGGTACGAACAGTTGCGGACGATAGCGCTCGAACAATCCCAAACAGGTCGCGCAATGCACCCTATCGAGCTGCTCCACGTCCTGGATAAAGGGCTGCTCGCCGTCGTACCAGTGACGCATCACGTCCAGCCGGTAATCCGGACAGATCTCGAGCACCTCTCGCCAGAATTCGTCCGGATAGGTCCCGAGCTTGACCGAGGGCGCGTGCATGTCACCGAGCATGAAACCGTTGACCGGCCTAAAAGGCCAAGAAAGCGGCATATTTATCACGCCGACGCTCTTGCCGTGGCGTGAGGCGGTTTCCCACAGCGCCTCGCCGTGACGCTGCGCCGCAGTGACCAGCTCGATGTTGTAGGAGCCCGGTTTGCGCTGGCCAAAGTCGAACACGCCGTGACGGCCGGGGTTGGTCCCCGTGGCCATGCTGGCCCAGGCCTGGGGCGTCAGCGGGTGGATCGTCGAGTTCAGCTCGCCCCGCGCTCCGTGGTCGATCATCCGGCTGATGTGCGGCAACCGCCCCGAACGGACCAAGGGGTCGATCAGGTCGAACGTCGCGCCGTCCAGGCCGATGACTGCTACTGTGCCAGACATAGCTACACCTCTACCATTCGGGCCGATGCACCGATCGCAGGCACACTTCGGCTCGGACGGTGAACGTCTATCTTAAGAGAATCGCAAGGGAGTGTCCAGCAAACAGGCCCTGCCGGATCAATGGCGAGACTTGACTTGCATTGCTCCCGGCCGTTACCATTTCCGATTGGGAAAAGAGGCGCGCGATTGGCTCAACCCCGTGATATAAATAATTATTTTAAAATCGCCGGACGGATCCTGCGCATCGGTCTGACTTTGTTCGCCCTGGTCTGGCTGCTCGATTGGGCGCTGTTGGGCTATTTCGACCGCCCCAACCTGCTGCTGCGCAACCAGACCGCGTCGATCTCGGCCATGCCCTATCTGCTCGAGGATTATCACGATCATCAGGGCCGACGCGTGGCGTTCCTGGGCAGCTCGGTAATCGCGGGCAACCTCTACACCCTGCCCCAGGAAGCCGCGCCCTATTTGGTCGAGCGCCGATTGCGCGGCGAATACGGCATGACCAACTTGCGCGCCTTCAACCTGGCGGTGCCCGGGATCACCATGGGCGATTGTTATCTGCTGCTCTCGAGCCTGGCCGACGATCCGCCGGACTTGGTGGTGCTGACGATCAACGTCAAGTTCTTCTGCAGCTATGTGGTCGACGCGGCCGCGATCCGCTACTCGCGGCTGTGGGGCCTGGCGCGGCCCAAGGAGCGCGATTGCGCGGCAGCGCGCTCGGGGTTCAGCCGTCGGCAACGCTTTGAATCGCTGCTGGGCAACTCCATCGCCCGACGCTGGGCCATGCCGCGGCTGCTGCCGCTGTACAACGAGATCATCTTCGGCCGCCAAAACCCGCTGAACACGGCCCTGGCCGGCAACGTGCTCAGCGCGTCCGCGCCGGACTTGGTCGAGCCCGCGGGCTCCCCGGATTTCCTGCGCCAGCCCGACCGCTGGCGACGGCTCGAGCCAGGACGCGTGGACCTGCTGCGCACGGTCTACGAGCAAATCGTGCCGGTGGAGGAAAACAGCAACTTCTTCTTCCTGGAGCAAGTGCTCGAGCTGCTCGGACGCGAACAGATCCCCGCGGTGGTCTACATCACGCCGCTTAACAGCGAGTTCAACAATCAATCCGGCCTACTGGATCCCACGGCCTACGAGCAGTTCAAACGGCAAATCGCAGTGATGGTCGAGGGCCGCGGCATAGGGCTGCTTGATTTGTCCGACGCGGTGCCCGGCCAGTGGTTCGGCGACCTGGACCACCTGCTCTACCCCGGACACCGGATTTTGGCCCAGCGGCTGGCCGGGCCGATCGCCGCAAAGCTGACGCAATGAGCTGGATCGTCACGGGCTTCGCGCTGTTCGTCTGCCTGGTGTGGGCGGTCTTCATGCTGCTGCCCGCGCGGCTGCGCGGCCATTGGATGCTGCTCGCCTCACTGTGCTACTTCGCGCTCGAGGGCTGGCGCTCGCTGCTGCTGGTGGCGGCCATGCTGCTCTGGGTCTGGCTGTTGGGGCTGCTCGTGGGCCGCGGCAGGCCCAGGCTCGGCGTGGGACTCGGGGTCGCCGGACTGCTGGCGATCTTGGCGGTCGGTAAATATTCCCAGTGGCTGCTCGGGATGTCCGGATCGCTGGCCGCGACGCTTGGACTACAGGAGTTCAGCTCGCCGCAGTGGCTGGCGCCCCTGGGCCTGAGCTACTTCGTGTTTCGCATGATCAGCTATCTGGCCGACGTGTCCTACGGCCGGATCCAGACCGCGGGGCCGCTGCGTTTGGCGGGCTACGTGCTGTTCTTCCCGACCCTGCCCGCCGGTCCCATCGAGCGCTTCGGCGCGTTCGACCCCCAGGCCGTAGCGGGCGCGCGTCCGACCTTCGACGATCTGCGCGTGGGCCTGGGCCGCGTGGCCGCGGGCCTGTTTAAAAAGCTGGTGCTGGCCGACACGTTCTGGGAGCTGGGCCGGGCGCTGAAGTATGCGGATGAGACGCCCACGGCCCTGCTGTGGTTGGCGCTCTACGCCTACACCCTGCACATCTACTTCGATTTCTCGGGCTACTCGGACATGGCGATCGGCATCGCGCGCCTGTTCGGAATCCGCATCCGCGAGAACTTCGATTGGCCCTACGCCCGGACCAACATCGCCGATTTCTGGCGGCATTGGCACATGAGCCTCACGGCTTTCATCACCGAGTACATCTACTATCCACTGGGCGGCAATCGCAGCGGGCAGCTGCGGGCCGGGATCAACACCTTGATCGCCATGGGGCTGTGCGGGATGTGGCACGGCTCGGGCTGGCATTTCCTGGCCTGGGGCCTGTACCACGGCGCGGGGCTGACGATCTATCGCCTGTGGCGCAACCTGCGCAAACAACACGGCCTGTACCGGCCGCAGTCGACCTGGCGCAAATACGCCTCGTGGCTGCTGACCTTGAACTTCGTTGCCCTGGGCTGGGTGATGTTCCTGCTGCCGTTTAAAGAGGCGCTGAGCGCCTACTTGGCGCTGCTGGGAATCCAGGGGGTGCAGTTCAGATGATTAAACGCTGGCTGATCGACGTGCTGATCGGCGCCGGGCTGTTCGCCGGACTGCTGCTGCTGCTGAGCTTCGCCGCGGGCAAACAGGCGCTGTTTATGTACGCGGTGTTTTAGCCTCAGTGCATGCTGAAGGCGCTGATCAGTACCGGGGTTTTGCTGAAGCCGCGCACCGCGCCTTTGTCCTTATCGCCGGCCCAGGCGAGCATCGCCGAGCTGCCGCCGTCGAGGTTTAACGCGTCGACGCAGCCCAGGCCGCCGCGATCCTCGGGCCGGGCGAGCATGTGGCTCAGCTCGCTGAACGACAGCCCGTTGATCACCGCGTCGGTGGTAACAAAGATCACGTATTGGCCGCTGGTGCAGATCGCCGAGCGTCGATCGACCAGCCAGGGATTTTTAAACTCGGTCATCTGGCGGCCGGCGCGCACCAGCCACGGGCCGGTCTGCACCGCGTCCTCGTACTTGTAGGTGCGGAAACCCTGGCGATCGACCAGCTCCAGCGTTTGACCCTTGATCGCCACAACACCGCCGAGCTCTCCGCGGGTCACCAGGTGGCTGCGCTCCTGGTTGTTGATCAGCAGCATGCCCAGCGGCTGGCCCTGTTCGTTGTAGAACCCGCCGTTGATCAGCATCACGGCGCCCATGTTGCTGCGCAGCTTCGAGGCGTAAGTCGATTGCTTGTAGCCTTCGAGCTGTAGTACGTGGAAGTTGTACTCGCCCAGCCGCATCCGTACGCACTCCAGCGTAACTCCGGTTATGTTTCTGCTGCGCTTGAGCTTGATGCTGCGCACCTCCATGGCCGGGGCCACTTGCTGCCAAACTCCGCGCTTGACGATCTCTAGATTGCCACCGGCGTCGCCGCGATACTTGAGCAAGTTATCCTTGATCATCACCACCAAACGGTAGCTGGGTTCCGGGGCGAGGAAATACATCGGCACCGCGGTCAGCGCCGCGAGCAACAGCAGTGTCAGCACCAGCTTGATCAGCCCGCCGAACAATTTCGCGCTCGCCGATTTATCCGAGCGTTTGGCCTTGGGCTTGAGCACGGTGCGGGGCGGCTGTGGCGGCTCGCGTCGCGGCGGCTGCCCGCGACGCAACTGCAGTCCGATCGCATTGATATCGATCGACGCATCGCCGGGGCTGGTCTGTGGAACCTCCTGGGAACGGTCGATCCAGGACGGGTCTTTGGATTCGACCGACTCCTCGTCGCGTTCGAGCTCCTTCCACAGC is a genomic window of Candidatus Alcyoniella australis containing:
- a CDS encoding glycosyltransferase, translating into MKRHVLIVTGEMLPLPGKAVCGGGLRVFSLGQGLKTFGHRVTYSLPSELVNGDGDLPDSIKKYAHTPESLNRLIVDLGPDVVLFEQWGLATYLDDVKVPVVIDLHGSLALENSFKGQGNFTTDALSKIQTLQKADLLICPGKMQQTYFLSWFMLAGAEPREAQVLVVPLGMDPKLPKRRRRPKDAGASFVYGGINWPWIDPDPGLDLLAASVARSKGARLELFVGEAPVDYDHPLYRNNRGIFTDVGEKLAHRKNVQLQGLVSHDELIEAYLGADVAYDLFQPNNERRLAVTTRTVEYLWCGLPVIYGDYAELSAPIREYDAGWVIPPDDEAAIKETIKLIVADPDAVRAKGENARRLVRERYTWDRTVAPLARWVDKPVRRKERSSVIDGFKSYIRSESLGKIRERDDELVKLHKELREATTKGQVDLLDKSRVIEGLNAQLRDLSLEHDKHLRQVSVEHDRKLSQTEKESRKSQEKIEREVERRDKSLAELQQQIAGLVRDNEARLGALRDGFEAEKREFQKRLTKLADAKSVEIERIKARHEQQLAKVGEKLEQASVSAAAAQKELNAEIRSLNKRGEQARLDYEARLKQLATQRDAEIREIKTAQELQVARLGEQAGRQSDRLEQSAALHQQEVKQLSRERDKRLHALQSQLEAKDLRHERTLASAAKRSSTELESLQKQTQTLRERLEQAASKHQDELKQLSNERDERLRALQTQLEAKDLRHEQLMAESAKKSAVESDALRSEAQILRQRLEQEGTKHQDE
- a CDS encoding alkaline phosphatase family protein codes for the protein MSGTVAVIGLDGATFDLIDPLVRSGRLPHISRMIDHGARGELNSTIHPLTPQAWASMATGTNPGRHGVFDFGQRKPGSYNIELVTAAQRHGEALWETASRHGKSVGVINMPLSWPFRPVNGFMLGDMHAPSVKLGTYPDEFWREVLEICPDYRLDVMRHWYDGEQPFIQDVEQLDRVHCATCLGLFERYRPQLFVPVLLGIDRTSHAFFGRLDLEADDLGINDPAAASIVRAYEQADSFVGAMLDMLGPDDTLLLISDHGFGRLERDVNLNHALIQAGLLCFDPQLVRRAAEQYVEPEHDDDPRHAWHAGLVTGPLQALPQSDAAIAQGRIDPRLRSFETVDWPRTRAFAHGLFGNVSINLRGREPQGAVWPGRDYHLAREELRELLAGLVDPDDGLPIVDKVWFCDELYDGPQLHAAPDIVLRMRDYAYITRGACEFLADQLVVQPVIPHTGNHRQNGILIAHGRGIEAGTRLQGASLIDIAPTVLHLLGLPVPAQCDGRLLEPLAGASAAVQYEPAAIQRDLEPPSREQNEQIRQRLAGLGYMV
- a CDS encoding MBOAT family O-acyltransferase gives rise to the protein MSWIVTGFALFVCLVWAVFMLLPARLRGHWMLLASLCYFALEGWRSLLLVAAMLLWVWLLGLLVGRGRPRLGVGLGVAGLLAILAVGKYSQWLLGMSGSLAATLGLQEFSSPQWLAPLGLSYFVFRMISYLADVSYGRIQTAGPLRLAGYVLFFPTLPAGPIERFGAFDPQAVAGARPTFDDLRVGLGRVAAGLFKKLVLADTFWELGRALKYADETPTALLWLALYAYTLHIYFDFSGYSDMAIGIARLFGIRIRENFDWPYARTNIADFWRHWHMSLTAFITEYIYYPLGGNRSGQLRAGINTLIAMGLCGMWHGSGWHFLAWGLYHGAGLTIYRLWRNLRKQHGLYRPQSTWRKYASWLLTLNFVALGWVMFLLPFKEALSAYLALLGIQGVQFR
- a CDS encoding phosphodiester glycosidase family protein, producing the protein MDDKRDKHDLKDDRVDESGDDEGHTEKLWKELERDEESVESKDPSWIDRSQEVPQTSPGDASIDINAIGLQLRRGQPPRREPPQPPRTVLKPKAKRSDKSASAKLFGGLIKLVLTLLLLAALTAVPMYFLAPEPSYRLVVMIKDNLLKYRGDAGGNLEIVKRGVWQQVAPAMEVRSIKLKRSRNITGVTLECVRMRLGEYNFHVLQLEGYKQSTYASKLRSNMGAVMLINGGFYNEQGQPLGMLLINNQERSHLVTRGELGGVVAIKGQTLELVDRQGFRTYKYEDAVQTGPWLVRAGRQMTEFKNPWLVDRRSAICTSGQYVIFVTTDAVINGLSFSELSHMLARPEDRGGLGCVDALNLDGGSSAMLAWAGDKDKGAVRGFSKTPVLISAFSMH